One stretch of Candidatus Zixiibacteriota bacterium DNA includes these proteins:
- a CDS encoding LysE family translocator: MFLSLSGVMAPGPITAVTVAHGSKSPHAGAWIAVGHGIVEFPLMILIFLGFEYLLKSNEIRGAIGLVGGLFLLFIAYGMFRSVKNADLGSMSTFRSPVASGVILSATSPYFLIWWATVGASLIIASEEFGLIGFVALVAFHWTCDLVWFYFLSALSFRSAKFFGDKFQRVVFAVCGVFLILMGGMFIIDGAKIMTWL, translated from the coding sequence ATGTTTCTGTCGCTCTCCGGAGTGATGGCGCCGGGACCGATAACGGCGGTCACCGTAGCGCATGGCAGCAAGTCCCCGCATGCAGGTGCCTGGATTGCAGTCGGCCACGGCATAGTCGAATTTCCCCTGATGATTCTGATATTTCTCGGTTTCGAGTATCTGCTCAAATCGAATGAGATCCGTGGAGCGATTGGTTTAGTGGGTGGCTTGTTTCTTCTATTCATTGCTTACGGGATGTTTCGCAGCGTCAAGAACGCAGATCTCGGCTCGATGTCGACATTTAGGTCGCCGGTTGCTTCCGGTGTGATACTTTCAGCAACAAGCCCGTATTTCCTGATATGGTGGGCGACAGTCGGCGCATCGTTGATAATCGCGTCAGAAGAATTCGGGCTGATCGGCTTCGTTGCGCTGGTTGCTTTTCATTGGACATGTGACCTGGTGTGGTTCTATTTCCTTTCGGCCCTCTCTTTCAGAAGCGCAAAGTTTTTCGGCGACAAATTTCAGAGAGTAGTCTTTGCTGTTTGCGGTGTATTTCTTATACTCATGGGTGGCATGTTCATAATTGACGGCGCAAAGATCATGACTTGGCTATGA
- the acnA gene encoding aconitate hydratase AcnA, protein MNDTFRSYSILRLDDTEFGFHSLQKLETAAGCELSRLPFSIRILIEALLRNCDGNSISEENVLELANWKPSSPVRTEIGFMPARVLLQDFTGVPAIVDLAALRSAMHRLGGDPKRINPSIPVDLVIDHSVQVDKYGSDDALLFNAEREFERNRERYEFLRWGQGAFDNLSVVPPATGIVHQVNLEYLAKVVQTRVVGGQRIILPDTLVGTDSHTTMINGLGVLAWGVGGIEAEVVMLGQPIYMLAPDVIGFKLGGALQDGVTATDLVLTVTQMLRAHGVVGKFVEFYGSGLSRLTLADRATIANMAPEYGATVGYFPVDAETLAYLQGTGREEALVSLVEGYFKEQGLFRTDETPDPTYTETLELDMNDVESSVAGPKRPQDRVALSDVKNSFLESLTQPQEKRGFGLEKNDLNREIDVKVESGRSTLRHGSVVIAAITSCTNTSNPSVMIGAGLLAKKAVEKGLSVPPHVKTSLAPGSKVVEAYLRGSGLLPYLEKLGFNVVGFGCTTCIGNSGPLPEPVAEAVRSEKLVAAAVLSGNRNFEGRVNPLVKAAYLASPPLVVAYALAGRMDVDLAHEVLGEDDNGKSIYMKDIWPSQKEIRDTIAKSLRPEIFREQYGSVYDGNPRWNAVEVTGGDIYEWDDQSSYIREPSFFADLAADSAALEAINDARVLALLGDSVTTDHISPAGAIAADSPAARYLNDRGIERRDFNTYGSRRGNHEVMMRGTFGNIRIKNRLLPDSEGGVTEHLPTGDTMSIYDAAMKYKSSGTPLIVIAGKDYGMGSSRDWAAKGTFLLGVKAVVFESIERIHRSNLIGMGVLPLQFMVGENAATLGLTGRETYTIECIDDKLAPGQSLAVIAKSEFGDTVTFDVTVRIDTHVELDYYKNGGILQLVLRRMLRS, encoded by the coding sequence ATGAATGATACATTCAGGTCTTATTCAATACTCAGACTCGATGACACGGAGTTCGGATTTCATAGTCTGCAGAAACTGGAGACTGCAGCTGGATGCGAATTGTCGCGGCTACCTTTTTCCATAAGGATACTCATTGAGGCTCTGCTGAGGAACTGTGATGGCAATTCGATCAGCGAAGAGAATGTGCTCGAACTGGCGAACTGGAAACCCTCTTCTCCTGTGCGCACTGAGATTGGATTCATGCCGGCACGAGTACTGCTGCAGGATTTCACTGGTGTTCCTGCTATAGTCGATCTGGCGGCGCTCAGATCTGCGATGCACCGCCTTGGAGGCGATCCAAAACGAATCAACCCGTCAATCCCGGTCGATCTTGTGATCGATCACTCTGTGCAGGTCGATAAGTACGGTTCCGATGATGCTCTTTTGTTCAATGCTGAGAGAGAGTTTGAGCGAAACAGAGAGCGTTACGAGTTTCTGCGCTGGGGGCAGGGAGCTTTCGATAACCTCAGCGTAGTGCCCCCGGCAACCGGCATCGTTCACCAGGTCAACTTAGAATACTTGGCGAAAGTAGTGCAAACGAGAGTTGTGGGTGGTCAGCGTATAATCCTGCCCGATACGCTTGTCGGCACGGATTCGCATACGACGATGATAAATGGGCTTGGAGTGCTCGCCTGGGGAGTGGGCGGCATTGAGGCTGAGGTAGTGATGCTCGGTCAGCCGATTTATATGCTTGCTCCCGATGTGATCGGATTCAAGCTGGGAGGCGCGCTGCAGGATGGGGTAACAGCTACCGATCTCGTGCTGACCGTAACCCAGATGTTGCGTGCACACGGCGTCGTCGGCAAGTTCGTCGAGTTCTATGGATCGGGCTTGAGCAGACTCACACTTGCTGATCGCGCGACGATTGCAAACATGGCTCCGGAATATGGGGCAACGGTCGGTTATTTCCCGGTCGACGCAGAGACGTTGGCGTACTTGCAAGGCACCGGCAGGGAAGAGGCATTGGTCAGCCTGGTCGAGGGATACTTCAAGGAGCAGGGGTTGTTCCGAACAGATGAGACCCCCGATCCAACATATACAGAGACACTCGAACTTGACATGAACGATGTAGAGAGCAGCGTTGCGGGTCCGAAGCGTCCGCAGGATCGTGTCGCACTCAGCGATGTCAAAAACAGCTTCCTGGAATCGCTTACTCAGCCGCAGGAGAAGCGCGGGTTTGGACTTGAAAAGAACGATCTCAATAGGGAGATTGACGTCAAAGTCGAGTCTGGCAGGTCCACGCTGCGTCATGGCTCTGTAGTTATTGCTGCGATTACGAGCTGCACGAACACTTCGAATCCGTCGGTGATGATCGGGGCGGGTTTGCTTGCGAAAAAGGCGGTGGAGAAAGGACTGAGCGTACCTCCTCACGTCAAGACCAGCTTGGCTCCCGGGTCGAAAGTGGTGGAGGCCTATCTCAGGGGATCCGGTCTGCTCCCGTATCTGGAAAAGCTCGGCTTCAATGTCGTCGGTTTCGGATGCACGACCTGCATAGGTAATAGCGGACCTCTTCCTGAGCCGGTGGCAGAGGCAGTCAGATCGGAGAAGCTTGTTGCGGCAGCAGTACTCAGTGGAAACCGAAATTTCGAGGGCCGGGTAAACCCGCTTGTCAAGGCAGCCTATCTGGCATCGCCTCCATTGGTGGTTGCCTATGCTCTGGCTGGCAGGATGGATGTCGATTTAGCGCATGAAGTATTAGGTGAAGATGATAATGGTAAGTCAATATATATGAAAGATATATGGCCGTCGCAAAAGGAGATTCGAGACACAATTGCCAAGTCTCTTAGGCCTGAGATATTTAGGGAGCAGTACGGCAGCGTGTATGATGGCAATCCGCGCTGGAATGCCGTCGAAGTCACCGGAGGAGATATATATGAGTGGGATGACCAGTCGAGCTATATTCGAGAGCCATCGTTTTTTGCCGATCTGGCTGCCGATTCAGCAGCACTTGAGGCGATCAACGATGCTCGCGTGTTAGCATTGCTTGGCGATTCGGTAACCACCGACCACATTTCTCCGGCCGGAGCGATTGCAGCCGATAGCCCGGCGGCGAGGTACCTCAATGATCGAGGAATCGAGCGGAGAGATTTCAATACATACGGTTCGCGCCGTGGCAATCATGAAGTAATGATGCGCGGTACATTCGGCAACATTCGCATCAAGAATCGGCTTCTGCCGGATTCCGAGGGGGGTGTGACAGAACATCTTCCCACCGGTGACACTATGTCGATATACGATGCAGCGATGAAGTACAAATCTAGCGGCACGCCTCTTATTGTGATTGCGGGCAAAGATTACGGTATGGGGTCATCGCGTGATTGGGCTGCGAAAGGGACCTTCCTGCTTGGTGTGAAGGCAGTCGTATTCGAAAGCATCGAACGAATTCATCGAAGCAATCTGATCGGCATGGGAGTGCTGCCGCTGCAGTTCATGGTTGGCGAGAATGCCGCTACTCTCGGACTGACCGGCCGGGAGACATATACAATCGAATGCATAGATGATAAGCTCGCTCCCGGGCAGAGTCTTGCTGTGATCGCTAAAAGCGAATTCGGAGACACTGTGACATTTGACGTGACTGTCAGAATCGACACTCATGTAGAGCTTGATTACTACAAGAACGGCGGCATCCTGCAGTTAGTATTGAGGCGAATGCTGAGGTCTTGA
- a CDS encoding aldehyde dehydrogenase family protein produces the protein MKIDNLEGILKDLGLEGTNLGASDGVDWFGNGTENVSISPINGQVIARVKQANADDYDRLVKAGLAAFKVWREVPAPKRGDIVRQLGVALREKKDALGTLVTIEMGKSIQEGKGEVQEMIDICDYACGQSRMLYGVQTHSERAYHRMYEQWHPLGIVGIISAFNFPVAVWSWNLAIALVCGDVCLWKPASPAPLTAIACQKIFEKVLKANKLPAGISSLVIGKGSDVGELLLNDSRIPLISYTGSTRIGKRIAEVVSSRFGKTILELGGNNALIVTQSADLELAAKAVLFGAVGTAGQRCTSTRRVIIESSIYDKFMALLEKYYGKLTYGNPIDQSNLVGPMVDTGAVDTYLKAIETVKKQGGKILWGGEKLDYEGDCYVKPAVALVENSMEIVQDETFAPLLYVIKYEGGVMNAIALQNDVPQGLSSSIFTNNLIESEKFLSCFGSDCGIANVNVGTSGAEIGLAFGGEKETGGGRESGSDAWKGYMRRQSNTINWSGGMELAQGIEFD, from the coding sequence ATGAAAATAGATAATCTCGAAGGGATTCTCAAAGACCTTGGTCTTGAAGGGACCAATCTCGGTGCGAGCGACGGTGTCGACTGGTTCGGCAACGGCACGGAGAATGTCAGCATTTCACCGATCAACGGCCAGGTGATCGCCCGAGTCAAACAGGCAAACGCCGATGATTACGATAGACTCGTGAAAGCTGGCCTCGCTGCGTTCAAAGTGTGGCGCGAAGTTCCGGCGCCGAAACGTGGCGATATCGTACGGCAGCTCGGCGTCGCATTGCGCGAAAAGAAAGATGCACTGGGAACGCTCGTCACGATCGAAATGGGCAAGTCGATTCAGGAGGGTAAGGGCGAAGTCCAGGAGATGATCGACATCTGTGATTATGCCTGCGGCCAGTCTAGAATGCTCTACGGTGTGCAGACTCACAGCGAGAGAGCGTACCACCGCATGTATGAGCAGTGGCATCCACTCGGAATAGTTGGCATAATCAGCGCGTTCAATTTCCCTGTCGCGGTATGGTCATGGAACCTCGCAATAGCGCTCGTGTGCGGCGATGTCTGCCTCTGGAAACCGGCATCACCCGCACCGCTGACAGCAATCGCGTGCCAGAAGATATTCGAAAAAGTCCTCAAAGCGAACAAGCTCCCCGCTGGGATATCATCGCTTGTAATCGGCAAAGGCTCCGACGTCGGCGAGTTGCTGCTCAATGATTCACGCATTCCGCTAATCAGCTATACAGGCTCGACGCGCATCGGCAAGCGCATTGCAGAGGTTGTCTCGTCAAGATTCGGAAAGACGATCCTCGAGCTGGGTGGCAACAACGCACTGATCGTCACCCAGAGTGCCGATCTCGAGCTGGCAGCGAAGGCTGTATTATTTGGTGCGGTCGGAACCGCCGGTCAGCGCTGTACATCGACACGCCGTGTGATTATCGAATCATCGATTTATGACAAGTTCATGGCGCTTCTCGAGAAATACTACGGCAAGCTGACGTACGGCAATCCGATCGATCAGTCGAATCTGGTTGGGCCGATGGTCGACACCGGCGCGGTTGATACATACCTCAAAGCTATTGAGACGGTCAAGAAGCAGGGGGGCAAGATTCTCTGGGGTGGCGAGAAGCTTGACTATGAAGGTGACTGCTATGTGAAACCGGCTGTCGCGCTGGTCGAGAACAGCATGGAGATCGTGCAAGATGAGACATTTGCTCCGCTGCTTTATGTCATCAAATATGAAGGCGGTGTGATGAATGCGATCGCCCTCCAGAATGATGTTCCGCAGGGGCTGAGCTCATCAATCTTCACGAACAATCTGATTGAATCGGAGAAGTTCCTGTCATGCTTCGGTTCTGACTGTGGAATCGCGAATGTGAATGTCGGAACATCCGGCGCCGAAATCGGCCTCGCATTCGGTGGCGAGAAAGAGACCGGTGGTGGGAGAGAATCTGGAAGCGATGCCTGGAAGGGCTACATGAGACGTCAGTCCAACACGATCAACTGGTCGGGCGGAATGGAACTGGCCCAGGGCATTGAATTCGATTGA
- a CDS encoding asparaginase: MEPLAYTTRGNGVESVHYGSIAVTDNHGRLLYYAGDPEWNTFTRSSAKLIQAIPVFESGAVDKFGFTISGQAIMCGSHNGSPRHAAQTKENLDKIGIDESYLKCGVHPPSEYKVKDILPRSDEVFSPLQHNCSGKHSGQIALAIQMGCDPARYLEFDYDVQQRVFEAVCQVYEMNPGDVKIGTDGCSLPNFGMPLKNMAIAFANIITGRTSVTGREKVFERIVTAIQADPFMVSGDKRFDLALMQALPGKIICKVGGEAVECVGIAEKGWGLAAKISDGNVRALYPVVVEALRKLEILPDDRLQHVGDFVRTKLYNYRDIHYGDVVPSFELKKG; encoded by the coding sequence ATGGAACCGCTCGCATACACAACACGGGGTAACGGAGTTGAATCGGTTCACTATGGTTCAATAGCCGTTACAGACAATCATGGCAGACTGCTCTACTATGCGGGTGATCCTGAATGGAATACGTTCACTCGCTCGTCTGCTAAACTGATTCAAGCGATACCGGTCTTCGAGTCGGGGGCCGTCGACAAATTCGGTTTCACAATCTCCGGTCAGGCAATCATGTGCGGATCGCACAATGGATCGCCGCGTCATGCCGCTCAGACGAAGGAGAATCTCGATAAGATAGGCATTGACGAATCGTATCTCAAGTGTGGCGTGCATCCGCCATCTGAATATAAAGTGAAAGACATCCTCCCTCGCAGCGATGAGGTGTTTTCTCCTCTCCAGCACAATTGCTCCGGCAAGCATTCGGGGCAGATCGCACTCGCGATTCAAATGGGCTGCGATCCGGCGAGGTATCTCGAATTCGATTATGATGTGCAGCAGCGCGTGTTCGAGGCGGTCTGCCAGGTTTATGAGATGAATCCCGGCGATGTGAAGATCGGAACCGATGGCTGCTCGCTTCCAAATTTCGGAATGCCTCTGAAGAATATGGCGATTGCTTTCGCGAATATCATTACCGGCAGGACGAGCGTCACAGGTCGTGAGAAAGTGTTCGAGAGGATAGTCACTGCAATTCAAGCTGATCCGTTTATGGTATCCGGCGACAAGAGGTTCGATCTTGCGCTCATGCAGGCGCTGCCGGGCAAGATTATCTGCAAAGTCGGAGGCGAAGCGGTCGAATGTGTCGGCATCGCGGAGAAAGGTTGGGGATTGGCGGCGAAGATTTCTGACGGAAATGTTCGAGCACTTTATCCGGTAGTTGTGGAGGCTTTGCGCAAGCTCGAAATTCTGCCGGATGACCGGCTGCAGCATGTTGGTGATTTCGTTCGAACGAAGTTGTACAATTATAGAGATATTCATTACGGAGATGTGGTACCGTCGTTTGAGTTGAAGAAGGGTTGA
- a CDS encoding tryptophanase, which produces MNSEFDFPVEPYRIKVIEPIRLLPRDKREEVIRQASFNIFNIAARDVFIDLLTDSGTSAMSDDQWAGMMKGDESYAGCNNYYHFVESIQDIFGFKHVMPVHQGRVAENLLFSVTLKDGDFVPNNTHFDTTRANTMHKGGKPVDLIIKEGKDPSSLHPFKGNMDIAALEDFIIEKGKEKIPLIIMTITNNTAAGQPVSMDNIRKTSDICKKYSIPFFFDAARFAENCWFIKHREEGYRDREPIEIAREMFSYADGCVMSAKKDGLVNMGGFIALNDDELEQKITKLMILIEGFRTYGGLAGRDLEAVARGLRESLDPNYLDFRTAQVKFLGDRLVEKGVPIIQPPGGHAIFVDAGAMFPHIPASDYPGQTLTVALYREGGIRGVEIGGLMFAEKDPVTGEEINPPLELVRLAIPRRVYTNSHLDYVAHVCGKIDSYKEKLHGFEIVYQTKYLRHFTMKLKEKNSSSTVDVKS; this is translated from the coding sequence ATGAACAGCGAGTTTGATTTTCCGGTAGAACCGTACCGTATAAAGGTCATCGAGCCGATTCGCCTGTTACCTCGCGATAAGAGGGAAGAGGTGATCCGGCAGGCATCGTTCAATATCTTCAACATAGCTGCCAGGGACGTTTTCATCGACTTGCTCACCGATTCCGGCACGTCAGCTATGTCCGACGATCAATGGGCTGGAATGATGAAGGGGGATGAATCGTACGCAGGCTGTAATAATTATTACCACTTTGTCGAGTCGATTCAGGATATCTTCGGATTCAAGCATGTCATGCCGGTGCATCAGGGAAGGGTGGCGGAGAACCTCCTGTTCTCGGTGACTCTGAAAGACGGCGACTTTGTCCCCAACAACACTCACTTCGATACAACTCGTGCCAACACCATGCACAAGGGGGGAAAGCCGGTCGATCTCATCATAAAAGAGGGGAAAGATCCAAGTAGTTTGCATCCATTCAAAGGCAATATGGATATCGCCGCTCTCGAAGACTTCATAATCGAGAAAGGCAAGGAAAAGATTCCTCTTATCATTATGACGATCACTAATAATACAGCCGCCGGGCAGCCGGTCTCGATGGATAACATCCGCAAAACAAGTGATATCTGTAAGAAGTACAGTATCCCGTTCTTCTTCGATGCCGCGCGTTTTGCCGAAAACTGTTGGTTTATCAAGCATAGGGAAGAGGGATATCGCGATCGTGAGCCGATAGAGATTGCCCGCGAGATGTTCTCGTATGCCGATGGCTGCGTGATGTCTGCAAAGAAAGATGGTCTTGTCAACATGGGCGGTTTCATCGCGCTCAACGATGATGAACTGGAGCAGAAAATCACGAAACTGATGATCCTGATCGAAGGATTCAGGACATACGGCGGGCTTGCCGGGCGTGATCTCGAAGCTGTGGCAAGAGGTTTGCGTGAATCTCTTGATCCTAACTATCTTGACTTTCGTACGGCGCAGGTGAAGTTTCTTGGCGATCGTCTTGTCGAGAAGGGAGTCCCGATCATTCAGCCCCCCGGAGGGCATGCGATATTTGTCGATGCGGGGGCGATGTTCCCGCATATACCTGCGTCGGATTATCCGGGGCAAACGCTCACCGTTGCGCTCTATCGTGAGGGGGGTATCAGAGGTGTCGAAATCGGTGGTCTGATGTTTGCCGAAAAAGATCCCGTGACGGGCGAGGAGATCAATCCCCCGCTCGAACTTGTGAGGCTCGCGATTCCACGAAGAGTCTATACGAATTCTCATCTTGATTATGTCGCACACGTCTGCGGCAAGATTGATTCATACAAAGAGAAGCTTCACGGATTCGAGATTGTCTACCAGACGAAATACCTGCGGCACTTCACGATGAAGTTGAAGGAGAAGAATTCGAGCTCGACTGTTGATGTGAAATCGTAG
- a CDS encoding VOC family protein, translated as MAGTLCHFEISTKDPAKAEKFYTDLFGWKITHDMGDDYLFVNTGQEPGGALGKSDDIKLGDNINMYFQVDDCTAYLKKAVSLGATLVKAKTEIPGHGWYGLFTDLDGNSIGLFEALKK; from the coding sequence ATGGCTGGCACTCTTTGTCATTTCGAGATCTCGACAAAAGATCCCGCCAAGGCGGAGAAATTCTACACTGACCTGTTCGGGTGGAAGATCACTCACGACATGGGAGATGATTATCTTTTCGTGAACACCGGTCAGGAACCTGGCGGTGCGCTCGGCAAGTCAGACGATATCAAGCTTGGCGACAATATCAATATGTATTTCCAGGTTGATGACTGCACTGCCTATCTCAAGAAAGCTGTCTCGCTCGGCGCAACTTTGGTCAAAGCAAAGACCGAAATTCCGGGTCACGGATGGTATGGTTTATTCACTGATCTCGATGGCAACAGCATCGGTCTGTTCGAGGCGCTGAAGAAATAA